The following is a genomic window from Pseudopipra pipra isolate bDixPip1 chromosome 2, bDixPip1.hap1, whole genome shotgun sequence.
AAAGAACAAATGTTTGTGAAGTCTCCTGGTTGCTGATGACTTTTACTTCAAAGTCCCAGAGTTTTAAAGGCATCTCGTAAATCATCTACTTCGTACAGTGGCTGCAGGACAAAATATAAGTGCTAGGTCAGTTGTCAAGTGAGCAGGAACCTATGAAGATGGAGAAGGAATGGCAGGAGATGGGATGAGAGGtggcagaagaggaagagaatgaggagaggagagatgaATGAAGTTGGGGAAAAAGGCATGAGGGACATGGAAGATGAAGACgaataaatgaatgaaataTCAGGGATGGGCAGTAAGAGCTGAGAGGAACTGTAGtgagaaaaagaggaataagCTGAGGGAAGAGGCACCAGAAGAAGGAGAATTGGCACTCACCAGGAGGATTCGTCGAAGTTTCCTGGAGAGATGGACAGAGTTTTCatgcagcccttcccagcctttGAATGTCTGTTCCCTGTTCTCCACAAATGTGTTCCAGCAGTAGAAGAAATCTGTGCAAGGCAAAGGGAAGCTACGGGGTGCTCAAGAGGACACTGACCTCTCCTAGGATCACTAAATCATCACACACTGCATCATCTTCTGTGGTTCCTTGTCCTGCCTTCTCCCACCCTCCTGGGTCTCCCTAACCCCCCATAGACCTCCATCATCTCTTTCTTGCCTGCGCATCTCACCTTTGAAGGTCATGATGGCAATTTGTGCTCCTGCCTTGTGCAGGCGTCTCAGCCCCTCAGGCTCTGCCTTGCGGTCCTCACAGAAGTAGAGGCGGGCTGTGAAGATGCGGAGGGTCAGGTTGGGGTAGGAGCGCAGGAAGTTGGCCACGTGCTGGGCACAGTCATAGCAGGGGCTCCAGGAGGTGAACCAGGTGATACGGTAGCAGCGGCCGGGGTCCAGGTCCCAGGCTGCAATGTAGCGCAGGAAGAGCACCTCCACGTGACAGCCCATCTTCATGAAACAGGGAGAGGGGCAAGGTGTGAggtggcagggagggagaagggtgTAAGAGGGGTGAGGTGTGAGCTGGATGGGCTGTGAGGGGAGGAGAAACACGGCGGGGGGCATGTGTTAGGAGGGTCAGCGCACAGGGGGAGAAGGCACAGTGGTACGTAAGTGGAAGATTGGCTAGAGAAGCACAGGAGCCCACTGATGTGAAGGGATGTACAAGAGGAATATGTGGGAGCTAAGCAGAAAAGTAGGTAGACTGGTAAAGCAGGAGGGAGTATGGATGTCTTGCCTCGTGACACACTTGGTGGGTAGCACAAAGCAGAGGTTTACCTGAAGGCTGCATCCCCCAAACAGCGTGTACTGGTACAGCACCCACACTTGTGGACACGTGAACCAGTGCCTGCATTGCTGTCACAGCCTTCCTTTGCCCCAGGCAAACTGGAGCTGCGTGCACCTCAGTATGGATATAAGAACAGGATGACAGGATGTTCCCCATACCTGGTTGCGCAGGTATCCAAAGTCCAGGGAGCACGATGTAGCACTGTCACGGCGCTTTACAACATAGCAGAGGTAGGTTTCACGTCGGCCCTTGGCCCAGCGCAGGTTCTTGAAGTTGTAGAGGAAGAGTTTCCTTTTCATCAGGAGGCTGCAGCAGAAGACCAGAAAGAATTTACATTAGCCCCACCCTGGAGCCAACAGTTTACCATGTCTGTGTTCAGGGCTCAGCACTAAAAATATCCTTCTCATATCCAGGCCTCTCAGTACGGGAAGAGTGTCAGTAATTTGCATGAAATGTGTTAGGGAAAGGATGCAGACCTGACTGTGGGGATGAAGCAGGTGACCTTGTGAGTGGAAACAGTAAGTGAATTAGTAGTGATTAGTCAAACAGCAACTATGGCTGAGTAGAGtgtgaaaatatctgaaaatatcCAGAAGATGGACACCAATGAGGGAGAAGGATGAAGGTGCCTGAGAAGACCTGTGAAGTTAAGAGGGTCTAGAGTACAGTCAtcaagaaatattatttttgctATATGAAACCCTGAAAAACCACTGGGGAAAGAGATGGATCAAATTAAAACATCTTCAGAGAAGTATGGGCTGAATATCTTCCAAGCATTGTCCAGGGATTCGTGCAGGGCTATGGGTTAGGGGGTCAGGTAAGATGCCATATGCTAGTGAATGGAATGCATAATGGGTAGGCATGCTGACACCTCTCCAGAAACAAGTCCCATTTCCACATTAGTCAAACACCAAAACTGGTGTGGGCCtgctcctgttcccagggatccTGTGgtggagaggcagcaggagcacgGGGAGGGTAGGTAGTCATGAGCCATATCTAACAGCCTCCGTGTCAAGTGGAGGCACATAGGCAGCTGTGTTCACTGAGGTGAGATGCTCACCTCCCCCGCAGCAATGCAAAACAGAAGTGAACAGGTTAAAAATAATCATGTCCTTTGTCATCTTTTCCCTCTGACAAGTTGATGATCAGTGGGGAGATGGGGTAAGTTTAAGAGATACCCAGCTGGGTTTTCTGGAAAGTCTCCAGTGAGGTGGAGAAAAGGGGAATCTGGGTTTGTTAGGAATTTAAAACGGATTTAAATCTGAGAGTCTAAGTCTGAGAGTCTATACCTTTCTTCTGTTTGCCAGTGTCACCATAACATTTGATCACTGCAGAGCACTTAATCTCCAGCTAACAAGCATCCTCTCTGCTTCTCCAGGAGCTTCTGTCCCTTGTGCACCCTCACACC
Proteins encoded in this region:
- the AICDA gene encoding single-stranded DNA cytosine deaminase produces the protein FLVFCCSLLMKRKLFLYNFKNLRWAKGRRETYLCYVVKRRDSATSCSLDFGYLRNQMGCHVEVLFLRYIAAWDLDPGRCYRITWFTSWSPCYDCAQHVANFLRSYPNLTLRIFTARLYFCEDRKAEPEGLRRLHKAGAQIAIMTFKDFFYCWNTFVENREQTFKGWEGLHENSVHLSRKLRRILLPLYEVDDLRDAFKTLGL